Proteins encoded by one window of Macadamia integrifolia cultivar HAES 741 unplaced genomic scaffold, SCU_Mint_v3 scaffold1985, whole genome shotgun sequence:
- the LOC122065356 gene encoding abscisic stress-ripening protein 5-like, translating into MAEEKHHHHLFGHHHKEEKPVEEAVYSEATYEGAGVGSYSTNDNTTGGYSTGETTVFATETEDYEKEEKQHKHKEHMGELGTLAAGAFALHEKHKSKKDPEHASRHKIEEEIAAAAAVGGVGYAFHEHHEKKEAKEEDEEAHGKKHHHLF; encoded by the exons ATGGCTGAGGagaagcaccaccaccaccttttCGGCCACCACCACAAGGAGGAGAAGCCCGTGGAAGAAGCTGTGTATTCGGAGGCCACTTATGAAGGTGCTGGCGTGGGAAGTTACTCCACCAACGACAACACCACGGGAGGTTATTCCACCGGCGAGACCACCGTGTTTGCTACTGAAACTGAGGATTatgagaaggaggagaagcagCACAAGCACAAGGAACACATGGGTGAGCTAGGTACTTTAGCTGCTGGTGCTTTTGCTCTG CACGAGAAGCACAAGTCTAAGAAAGACCCAGAGCATGCGTCAAGGCACAAGATTGAGGAGGAGATTGCAGCAGCAGCTGCAGTTGGTGGTGTTGGATATGCCTTCCATGAGCACCATGAGAAGAAAGAAGCTAaggaggaagatgaggaggCTCATGGCAAGAAGCATCACCACCTCTTCTAG
- the LOC122065362 gene encoding abscisic stress-ripening protein 1-like, with the protein MPEKHHSHHFHHHKEEKPPAGEMSKHDYEKQVKHHKHLEQVAKLGTVAAVAVARHEKHKAKKDPENAHSHKIKEEIAAAVAVGSVGFAFHEHHQKKDAKKDKESAFGKKHHPF; encoded by the exons ATGCCTGAGAAGCACCACAGCCACCACTTTCACCACCACAAGGAGGAAAAACCACCCGCCGGAGAAATGAGCAAGCATGACTATGAGAAACAAGTGAAACACCACAAACACTTAGAACAAGTCGCCAAGTTAGGGACTGTAGCTGCTGTTGCCGTTGCTCGG CATGAGAAGCATAAGGCCAAGAAGGACCCAGAGAATGCTCATAGCCACAAGATCAAAGAAGAGATTGCAGCAGCAGTTGCAGTGGGCAGTGTTGGATTTGCCTTCCATGAGCACCATCAGAAGAAAGATGCCAAAAAGGATAAAGAATCTGCTTTCGGCAAGAAACACCATCCCTTCTGA
- the LOC122065363 gene encoding abscisic stress-ripening protein 2-like, translating to MSEKHHSHHFHHHKEEKPAGEMTKHDYEKEVKHHKHLEHVGKLGAVAAVAVARHEKHKAKKDPENAHSHRIKEEIAATAAVTSVGFAIHEHHQKKDAKKDKESAFGKKHHHF from the exons ATGTCTGAGAAGCACCACAGCCACCACTTTCATCACCACAAGGAGGAAAAACCCGCCGGAGAAATGACGAAGCATGACTATGAGAAGGAAGTGAAACACCACAAGCACTTGGAGCACGTCGGAAAGTTAGGTGCTGTAGCCGCTGTTGCTGTTGCTCGG CATGAGAAGCATAAGGCAAAGAAGGACCCAGAGAATGCTCACAGCCACAGGATCAAAGAGGAGATTGCAGCAACAGCTGCAGTGACCAGTGTTGGATTTGCTATCCATGAGCACCATCAGAAGAAAGATGCTAAAAAGGATAAAGAATCAGCTTTCGGGAAGAAACACCATCACTTCTGA
- the LOC122065361 gene encoding abscisic stress-ripening protein 1-like yields MSEEKHHHSHHLHHKEKKPAGEMTKQDYEKEVKHHKHLEQVAKLGTVAAVTVSRHEKHKAKKDPENAHTHTIKEEIAATAAVASVGFAIHEHHQKKDAKKEKEASFGKKHHPF; encoded by the exons ATGTCTGAGGAGAAGCACCACCACAGCCACCACTTACACCACAAGGAGAAAAAACCCGCCGGAGAAATGACCAAACAAGACTATGAGAAAGAAGTGAAACACCACAAACACTTAGAACAAGTCGCCAAGTTAGGTACTGTAGCCGCTGTTACTGTCTCTCGG CATGAGAAGCATAAGGCCAAGAAAGACCCAGAGAATGCTCACACTCACACAATCAAAGAGGAGATTGCAGCAACAGCTGCAGTGGCTAGTGTTGGATTTGCAATCCATGAGCACCATCAGAAAAAAGAtgctaaaaaggaaaaagaagcatCTTTTGGGAAGAAACACCATCCCTTTTGA
- the LOC122065364 gene encoding abscisic stress-ripening protein 2-like: MSEEKHHHSHHFHHHKEEKPAGEMTKQDYEKQVKHHKHLEHVAKLGTVAAVTVARHEKHKAEKDPENAHTHKIKEEIAATAAVASVGFAIHEHHQKKDAKKEKEASFGKKHHLF; the protein is encoded by the exons ATGTCTGAGGAGAAGCACCACCACAGCCACCACTTTCACCACCACAAGGAGGAAAAACCAGCCGGAGAAATGACCAAACAAGACTATGAGAAACAAGTGAAACACCACAAACACTTAGAACATGTCGCCAAGCTAGGTACTGTAGCTGCTGTTACTGTTGCTCGG CATGAGAAGCATAAGGCCGAGAAAGACCCAGAGAATGCTCACACTCATAAGATCAAAGAGGAGATTGCAGCAACAGCTGCAGTGGCTAGTGTTGGATTTGCAATCCATGAGCACCATCAGAAGAAAGATgctaagaaggaaaaagaagcatCTTTCGGCAAGAAACACCATCTCTTCTGA